One Paenibacillus sp. FSL H7-0737 DNA segment encodes these proteins:
- a CDS encoding sensor histidine kinase — translation MIKINKISTKLLIMVSIILLIVFGTSYSLHNFFSSDYYLYKMKTKINDIYDEVKDLSLDQLMEKETAIENNNNVTIVRVENNGSATIINENIQFALYKDKVALNKFWITEEVLQKVNEGKTVNLLFNQGKLKSSLLTKIYEQDGSLILIGTVVVHNTDALNIVNQFSFYSILLGIIISLLLVAYFSRKIITPLEQLQDVAKDISNLDFKQVTIKSGDEIEELSKSINQMSQRLKSAHAELEKKNQSLNTLISSISHEVKTPLSLIQAYTIGIQDDLDDGTYTDIILEQVKYTSDMVDYLIKLSKIQKTVVHKEKFDLKELLLKVISQYNITFKNKNLILQTDFHSVERSIVEEDSSQIEIVFNNLISNAIKYGEENVFSISVENDIHGTLKFTITNKTTRLKEKHLAYIWDPFYVIEESRNKEISGTGLGLSIVAEILAKNDLKYEATLEDSYISFSVWFDVEVTENNC, via the coding sequence ATGATAAAAATCAATAAAATAAGCACGAAGTTATTGATTATGGTAAGTATTATTCTACTGATTGTGTTTGGGACGTCCTATTCATTGCACAATTTTTTCTCGTCCGATTATTACCTTTACAAAATGAAAACCAAAATTAACGACATATATGACGAAGTAAAGGATCTCAGTCTGGATCAGCTCATGGAGAAAGAAACAGCGATCGAGAACAATAACAATGTAACGATAGTTAGGGTTGAGAACAACGGAAGCGCAACAATAATCAACGAGAACATTCAATTTGCGTTGTACAAAGATAAAGTGGCACTTAATAAGTTCTGGATTACGGAAGAAGTTTTGCAAAAGGTAAATGAAGGAAAAACGGTGAATCTATTATTTAATCAGGGGAAATTGAAGTCCAGCCTGTTAACGAAAATATATGAGCAGGATGGTAGCTTAATCCTCATCGGCACAGTGGTTGTGCACAATACAGATGCTTTAAACATCGTAAACCAATTCAGCTTCTATTCCATTCTTTTGGGGATTATTATCAGTTTGCTGTTAGTGGCTTATTTTTCGAGGAAAATCATTACTCCGTTAGAGCAATTGCAGGATGTGGCGAAGGATATCTCCAATCTTGATTTTAAACAAGTGACGATTAAATCGGGGGATGAAATCGAAGAATTATCAAAGAGCATTAACCAGATGAGTCAGCGCCTGAAAAGTGCCCATGCAGAGCTGGAAAAGAAAAATCAAAGCTTAAACACACTGATCTCAAGCATTTCACACGAGGTAAAAACACCGTTATCCTTAATCCAAGCGTATACCATTGGTATTCAAGACGATCTGGATGATGGCACCTATACGGATATCATTTTGGAACAGGTGAAGTATACGTCTGATATGGTGGATTACTTAATTAAGCTGTCCAAGATCCAAAAGACCGTAGTGCATAAAGAAAAATTCGATCTTAAAGAGCTTCTGCTCAAAGTGATCTCACAATATAATATTACGTTCAAAAATAAAAACCTGATCTTACAGACCGACTTCCATTCGGTTGAAAGATCCATCGTTGAGGAGGATAGCAGCCAGATAGAAATTGTATTCAACAACTTAATTAGTAATGCCATTAAATATGGGGAAGAGAATGTCTTTAGCATCTCAGTAGAGAATGATATCCACGGCACTTTGAAATTCACCATTACTAATAAAACCACGCGCCTAAAAGAGAAGCATCTAGCGTATATCTGGGACCCGTTCTATGTCATCGAGGAGTCTCGGAATAAAGAAATCTCCGGTACTGGACTTGGCCTGTCTATTGTCGCGGAGATTCTAGCTAAGAATGATCTAAAATATGAAGCCACATTAGAGGACTCGTATATTAGTTTTAGTGTTTGGTTTGATGTAGAGGTTACAGAAAATAATTGTTAG
- a CDS encoding DHHW family protein, which yields MKQRTDRILVVGFVATLFLVGITFFLLPVQRFSELENRYLQSAPHLTWDNLLSHTYAEEAESFVTDHFPFRAKWVWVKSAMEQMRLQQENNGIYKGKDGYLFEKFEAPDHNKFQQYTAAVKRFADKNAEAKTTFLLAPTSVGLYNERLPWLAPVYSQAEVNQTIAEDVGNSLTFINGFNVLAPHAAEDIYYRTDHHWTTYGAYLAYVTYAKSMGWLPLSQSEFEIETVSDSFLGSYHTRSQFIGVAPDSIQVYKPVHDVSTKMHIVDTGETLTSMYDPSYLEKKDKYSYFLGGVHALMKITSQLDPKVVKQEKLLVIKDSYAHSVIPFLAQHVPEIHVIDIRYYNGSISDYMAQNDIKDVLMLFNTATFVDNASILKLN from the coding sequence ATGAAGCAGAGAACGGATCGAATACTAGTGGTAGGATTTGTCGCGACGCTGTTTCTGGTGGGTATAACCTTTTTCTTACTGCCTGTTCAACGTTTCTCTGAGCTAGAGAACCGATATTTACAAAGCGCTCCCCATCTGACATGGGACAATTTATTATCCCACACCTATGCGGAAGAGGCGGAAAGCTTCGTAACCGATCACTTCCCTTTTCGCGCCAAATGGGTATGGGTGAAATCGGCGATGGAGCAAATGAGGTTGCAGCAAGAAAATAACGGAATATATAAGGGGAAAGACGGCTACTTATTCGAAAAATTCGAGGCACCTGATCACAATAAGTTTCAGCAATATACAGCGGCTGTGAAGCGTTTTGCCGATAAAAATGCTGAAGCCAAAACGACCTTTCTGCTTGCGCCGACATCGGTAGGCTTGTACAACGAGCGTCTGCCCTGGTTAGCACCCGTATATTCGCAAGCCGAGGTGAATCAAACGATTGCTGAGGATGTAGGGAATAGCCTTACTTTTATAAATGGATTTAATGTTCTTGCTCCTCATGCCGCAGAGGACATTTATTATCGGACCGATCATCACTGGACAACCTACGGCGCTTATTTGGCTTACGTAACTTATGCTAAAAGTATGGGATGGCTGCCTCTATCCCAGAGCGAATTCGAGATTGAGACGGTAAGCGATTCGTTCCTTGGAAGCTACCATACGCGGAGTCAATTCATTGGAGTGGCACCAGATTCCATTCAAGTGTATAAGCCTGTTCATGATGTATCCACCAAGATGCATATTGTAGATACGGGTGAGACTTTAACAAGTATGTACGATCCAAGCTATCTGGAGAAAAAAGATAAATACTCTTATTTCCTAGGCGGCGTTCATGCCCTCATGAAAATCACAAGCCAGCTTGATCCTAAAGTGGTCAAACAGGAGAAGCTGCTCGTCATCAAGGACTCCTATGCGCATAGTGTCATCCCTTTTCTGGCTCAGCATGTGCCTGAGATCCACGTGATCGACATCCGTTATTATAACGGGAGTATCAGTGATTATATGGCTCAGAATGATATCAAGGATGTATTGATGCTGTTTAATACAGCAACTTTTGTTGATAATGCTTCGATCTTGAAGCTAAATTGA
- a CDS encoding MBOAT family O-acyltransferase: protein MVFSSLLFLFLFLPAVLALYYVSPWRIKNLILFLSSLVFYAWGEPVYIVIMLLSTITDYGFGLLLSRPKLTKVQRKWIVVSSMVINLGLLSYFKYADFLIQNVNKLLGTHIPLTDLPLPIGISFYTFQSMSYIIDVYRGTAKAQRNWIDFGTFVALFPQLVAGPIVQYNTIAEQLRARSVDIPMFAEGVRRFIIGLAKKVLLANNIGLLWHTISSSNLDSMPALTAWIGIIAFAFQIYFDFSGYSDMAIGLGLMFGFRFNENFNKPYISQSITDFWRRWHISLSSWFRDYVYIPLGGNRRGLGIQVRNILIVWLLTGIWHGASWNFLLWGLYFGVILIFEKWWGLKLLSRLPRWVRHLYAIVLILIGWVLFAFEELPLVLSYLQAMLGFNGQPLWDTTTLYFTYTNAILLVVLTLASAPLKASKRMDDRTIPSLIWYGVLFFLSVAYLVDATFNPFLYFRF, encoded by the coding sequence ATGGTATTCAGCAGCCTACTATTCCTATTCCTGTTCCTGCCGGCTGTCCTTGCACTCTACTATGTTTCGCCTTGGCGAATCAAAAACCTCATATTGTTCTTAAGCAGTCTGGTGTTTTATGCTTGGGGCGAACCCGTCTACATTGTAATTATGTTGCTGTCCACCATTACGGATTACGGCTTTGGTCTACTTCTTAGTAGACCGAAGCTAACTAAGGTACAGCGCAAGTGGATTGTGGTTAGCTCTATGGTTATTAACCTGGGCTTATTGTCGTATTTCAAATATGCAGATTTTCTCATCCAAAATGTAAATAAACTCCTCGGTACTCATATCCCATTAACTGATTTACCACTACCTATTGGGATTTCGTTCTATACCTTTCAATCCATGTCGTACATCATTGACGTATACAGAGGAACTGCTAAAGCACAGCGAAATTGGATTGATTTCGGTACGTTTGTAGCCTTGTTCCCGCAATTAGTAGCCGGTCCTATCGTTCAATACAACACCATTGCAGAGCAATTACGAGCGCGTTCGGTGGATATCCCCATGTTCGCAGAGGGTGTACGAAGATTCATTATCGGACTAGCCAAAAAAGTGCTGCTTGCCAATAACATCGGTTTGCTCTGGCACACCATCTCCAGCTCCAATCTAGATTCCATGCCTGCTTTAACCGCCTGGATTGGCATTATTGCATTTGCTTTTCAGATCTATTTTGATTTCAGTGGATATTCGGATATGGCGATTGGCCTCGGACTTATGTTCGGCTTCCGCTTTAACGAGAACTTCAACAAACCTTATATTTCACAGAGCATTACCGACTTCTGGCGGAGATGGCATATTTCCCTTAGCAGTTGGTTTCGTGACTACGTATATATCCCGCTTGGAGGCAACCGCCGGGGTTTAGGCATTCAAGTGCGCAATATCCTCATCGTCTGGCTGTTGACGGGAATCTGGCACGGAGCAAGCTGGAATTTTCTACTCTGGGGATTATACTTTGGGGTTATTCTTATCTTTGAAAAATGGTGGGGATTAAAGCTACTGAGCCGCCTACCGCGCTGGGTTAGGCATCTATATGCCATTGTACTTATTCTCATCGGATGGGTCTTGTTCGCCTTTGAAGAACTTCCATTGGTGCTTAGTTACTTGCAAGCGATGCTCGGCTTTAACGGTCAGCCATTGTGGGATACCACTACTTTATACTTCACTTACACAAACGCGATTCTACTCGTCGTACTAACTTTAGCCTCTGCACCTTTAAAAGCTTCCAAGCGAATGGATGATAGAACGATTCCTTCTCTAATTTGGTATGGCGTGCTATTCTTCCTATCTGTCGCTTACTTAGTGGATGCTACCTTTAACCCATTCTTATATTTCCGATTCTAG
- a CDS encoding DUF4358 domain-containing protein, giving the protein MKKHTFILALTIVLSVMLSACSSSNNEAVVETNLTPKEMIDEMLAKVEQPSLMEVEEDMVAQLYHLAPSLLEDYSIRMPMMNVKSNEIAILKVKDAKDISTVETAVKERATDIQKQFEQYLPDQYENAQNYKLVTKGNYILFVISESADQLVTEFDTLFTKK; this is encoded by the coding sequence TTGAAAAAACATACCTTCATTCTAGCGTTAACTATTGTATTAAGTGTAATGCTTAGCGCCTGTTCCAGTAGTAACAATGAAGCCGTTGTCGAAACCAATCTGACGCCGAAAGAAATGATCGACGAGATGCTCGCAAAAGTGGAACAGCCTTCATTAATGGAAGTTGAAGAAGATATGGTGGCTCAGCTGTACCATCTAGCTCCATCATTACTTGAAGATTATAGCATTAGAATGCCAATGATGAATGTGAAAAGTAACGAAATTGCCATTTTAAAAGTTAAAGATGCAAAAGATATCTCTACTGTCGAAACCGCCGTCAAAGAGCGTGCGACTGATATTCAAAAGCAATTCGAACAATACCTTCCGGATCAGTATGAGAACGCCCAAAATTATAAGCTGGTCACAAAAGGCAATTACATCTTATTCGTGATTTCGGAGAGTGCTGATCAGCTGGTGACTGAATTTGATACCTTGTTTACTAAAAAATAA
- a CDS encoding HEAT repeat domain-containing protein translates to MIEELNNNGLPENYEELKKAANRSADWRARLEAVEELGQTNHKQIIDILTRLMESDPVYTVQEAAYLKLKAFGEDVKAPSKNKPELVKGVSKILLRIKKSLPRDHSYEDFKEKLKKMRIDVYDIYEGEKGADFDAWLMKMWNSSNK, encoded by the coding sequence ATGATCGAAGAACTGAACAATAATGGACTACCGGAGAATTACGAGGAATTAAAGAAAGCTGCCAACCGCTCTGCGGATTGGAGAGCCCGTCTAGAAGCTGTTGAAGAACTGGGACAGACTAACCACAAACAAATTATCGATATCCTGACGCGTTTAATGGAGAGCGATCCTGTATATACAGTTCAAGAAGCGGCTTACCTTAAACTGAAGGCATTCGGCGAAGATGTTAAAGCACCGTCCAAGAATAAACCAGAGCTAGTAAAAGGCGTATCCAAAATACTCCTGAGAATCAAGAAGAGCTTGCCAAGAGATCATTCGTACGAAGATTTCAAAGAGAAACTGAAGAAGATGAGAATCGACGTGTACGATATTTACGAAGGCGAAAAGGGCGCTGACTTTGATGCTTGGCTGATGAAGATGTGGAATTCCTCGAACAAGTAA
- a CDS encoding SMI1/KNR4 family protein — MQTNKLTEQFQEYLKLSADLRPDYIASLGKGDNEAKITAIFPEAPELLKAIYNTVSGTSSEEEEPSLIEFIPGYRLIHINEYEAEMKILAGILEEKGHQADGVILPILTNYGSDFICYYKSADGVERVCDLLHDFGDLIVMYESPEKFLETLCEFYKQEVYFLDEEGYLDCDLVKEGEVGAALNPDAKYWSE; from the coding sequence ATGCAAACTAACAAATTGACAGAACAATTTCAAGAATATCTTAAGCTTTCCGCTGACTTACGTCCTGACTACATTGCCAGCTTAGGTAAGGGTGATAATGAAGCGAAGATTACGGCGATTTTTCCGGAAGCCCCTGAACTGCTGAAGGCCATTTATAACACAGTTTCTGGTACAAGCAGTGAGGAAGAAGAACCAAGTCTGATCGAATTTATTCCAGGGTATCGTCTAATTCATATTAATGAATATGAAGCAGAGATGAAGATTTTAGCTGGAATATTGGAGGAAAAAGGCCATCAAGCGGATGGCGTTATCTTGCCGATCTTAACGAACTACGGTAGCGACTTCATTTGTTACTATAAATCTGCAGATGGTGTGGAACGTGTATGTGACCTGCTGCATGATTTTGGGGATCTGATTGTCATGTATGAATCACCTGAAAAGTTCCTGGAGACTTTATGTGAGTTCTACAAGCAGGAGGTTTATTTCCTGGATGAAGAGGGTTACCTCGATTGCGATTTAGTAAAAGAGGGCGAAGTAGGTGCGGCTCTAAACCCGGATGCGAAATATTGGTCCGAGTAA
- the mbcS gene encoding acyl-CoA synthetase MbcS — protein sequence MLDNQQWIAPEYYNLTSEMERHAPEKIALKWLNEQGDYEEITYGDLRKQANQLAGGLAALGLQQGDRVLVMVPRRIIAYVIYLACLKLGLAIIPSSEMLRAKDLSYRLRHSEARAVIAWSEVTDEVNKISDDLPALDYRLSVSGDPDELGHGWLDLEGLMIDQPDKFTAVESHRDDMAILAYTSGTTGNPKAVVHSHGWGYAHLRITSPQWLDIKETDTVWATAAPGWQKWIWSPFLTVLGNGATGFVYSGSFHPKKYLQLLQDHNIEVLCCTPTEYRLMAKLENLNQYDLSHLRCAVSAGEPLNQEVINTFQREFNITIRDGYGQTESTLIIGTLKDTPIRIGSMGKSIAPGLIEVVDEDGIPLPAGVVGDIAVHLSMPALFHTYYKDPGRKESSTHGEFFITGDRARKDEEGYFWFEGRGDDIIISSGYTIGPFEVEEALMKHAAVKECAVVASPDEIRGHIVKAFIVLKDETAASPELVKELQSHVKEWTAPYKYPRKIEFIQDLPKTTSGKIRRVELREQEKRATQE from the coding sequence ATATTGGATAATCAGCAGTGGATCGCACCTGAGTACTACAATCTCACTTCGGAAATGGAACGTCATGCTCCGGAAAAGATTGCGCTTAAGTGGTTGAATGAACAAGGAGACTACGAGGAGATCACTTACGGAGATCTTCGCAAGCAAGCTAACCAGCTTGCCGGAGGGCTCGCAGCACTCGGCCTTCAGCAAGGGGATCGTGTTCTTGTAATGGTTCCCCGTCGAATCATCGCTTATGTCATCTATTTAGCATGTCTGAAGCTAGGACTTGCCATTATCCCTTCATCAGAAATGCTTCGCGCAAAGGATTTATCTTATCGTCTGCGGCATTCCGAAGCCAGAGCTGTTATTGCCTGGTCCGAGGTCACTGATGAAGTTAATAAAATCTCAGACGATCTGCCTGCTCTGGATTACCGTCTTTCCGTATCCGGCGACCCTGACGAGCTCGGTCATGGATGGCTAGATCTGGAAGGCCTAATGATTGATCAGCCAGATAAATTCACAGCAGTCGAAAGCCACCGCGACGATATGGCGATCTTGGCATATACCTCTGGAACAACTGGCAACCCTAAAGCAGTCGTTCACAGTCATGGCTGGGGTTATGCTCACTTACGTATCACATCGCCTCAATGGCTCGATATCAAAGAAACCGACACCGTTTGGGCAACAGCAGCACCGGGCTGGCAGAAGTGGATCTGGAGCCCATTCCTAACCGTCCTTGGCAACGGGGCGACCGGCTTTGTATATAGTGGATCTTTTCATCCCAAAAAATATTTGCAGCTGTTACAAGATCACAACATCGAGGTATTATGCTGTACGCCAACCGAATATCGCTTGATGGCCAAATTAGAAAATCTCAATCAGTATGACTTGTCCCACCTTCGCTGCGCGGTTTCCGCTGGAGAGCCTTTGAATCAAGAGGTTATCAACACCTTCCAGCGTGAATTCAATATCACGATTCGTGATGGTTACGGTCAAACAGAAAGTACGCTAATTATCGGTACTCTCAAAGATACACCTATCCGAATAGGTTCTATGGGTAAGTCTATTGCTCCAGGTCTAATTGAAGTGGTAGATGAGGACGGCATTCCGTTACCTGCTGGAGTTGTTGGAGATATCGCAGTGCACCTAAGCATGCCAGCGTTATTCCATACCTATTACAAAGACCCTGGCAGAAAAGAAAGCTCTACTCACGGCGAGTTCTTCATAACTGGTGACCGGGCACGGAAAGATGAAGAGGGTTATTTCTGGTTCGAGGGCCGTGGAGATGACATTATCATTAGTTCGGGCTACACCATAGGTCCTTTCGAAGTAGAAGAAGCCCTTATGAAACATGCTGCGGTTAAGGAATGCGCGGTCGTTGCAAGTCCGGATGAAATCCGCGGACATATCGTTAAAGCTTTTATTGTACTAAAAGATGAGACCGCCGCTTCTCCAGAGCTTGTGAAGGAGCTGCAATCCCATGTTAAAGAGTGGACCGCTCCTTATAAATATCCACGCAAAATCGAGTTCATTCAAGATCTTCCTAAGACGACCTCCGGAAAAATACGGAGAGTAGAGCTTCGCGAGCAGGAGAAACGTGCTACGCAGGAGTAA
- a CDS encoding GNAT family N-acetyltransferase, producing MNHTTFDEIFAIMEASFPNSEIRTYEGQQELLDVSHYRLITEVNAEGKIIAFIACWEFPGFRFVEHIAVDPSIRGGGIGKKLMEEYIRQSGKPVLLEVEPPLGEMEQRRIGFYERLGFHLNPYAYVQPPLREGNADLPLQIMTYPNPVDVEEFNLYREILYTEVYKVTTPYQS from the coding sequence ATGAATCACACAACTTTTGATGAAATATTCGCCATTATGGAAGCCTCTTTTCCTAACTCCGAGATCAGAACCTATGAGGGACAACAGGAGTTATTGGATGTTTCACATTACCGATTGATTACCGAAGTGAATGCTGAGGGGAAAATCATTGCTTTTATAGCTTGCTGGGAGTTTCCAGGATTTCGATTTGTAGAACATATTGCCGTGGACCCAAGTATAAGAGGTGGGGGCATTGGTAAAAAGCTGATGGAAGAATATATCCGTCAGTCGGGCAAGCCTGTGCTTCTTGAAGTAGAGCCGCCACTGGGTGAAATGGAACAACGGAGAATTGGCTTTTATGAGCGACTGGGCTTCCATTTGAATCCTTATGCGTATGTGCAGCCCCCTCTGCGTGAGGGAAATGCGGATTTACCGCTTCAAATTATGACTTACCCTAACCCTGTCGATGTAGAAGAATTCAATCTTTATAGAGAAATTTTATATACAGAAGTGTATAAGGTTACAACGCCGTATCAAAGTTAA
- a CDS encoding stalk domain-containing protein: MKNKKIIIATMVFGMVATGSAGVYAGTKLQKITAYLNHSIGFKVNGTAYTPVDNKENALAPITYNNTTYLPVRAIADVMKVPVTFDAVNNQVILGTGGSVTDTISLTPVQYSNTQKEEIVKAFANFQGFETAYAPTQMVSGDAFQKVVGSDDGVNFLFKQMKVNISPRDYAYEYKGETVKLSNGTEAKWYSPSTDSLFLTYKLDDRFVTISSPNKTLSKTQLEKVAVNVVKWTK; encoded by the coding sequence ATGAAAAACAAAAAAATAATTATAGCAACAATGGTGTTTGGGATGGTAGCCACAGGATCAGCCGGTGTGTACGCAGGAACTAAACTTCAGAAAATTACGGCATATCTCAATCACAGCATTGGATTTAAGGTGAATGGCACGGCTTATACGCCAGTTGATAATAAAGAAAATGCACTGGCACCAATTACGTATAACAATACAACCTATCTTCCTGTGCGTGCGATTGCTGATGTAATGAAGGTGCCTGTGACCTTTGATGCGGTGAACAATCAGGTTATTCTTGGCACAGGAGGCTCGGTGACTGACACTATTTCTCTGACTCCAGTACAATACAGCAACACTCAGAAAGAAGAGATTGTTAAAGCCTTCGCCAATTTCCAAGGTTTTGAAACAGCCTATGCACCTACTCAAATGGTGAGTGGAGACGCATTTCAAAAAGTAGTGGGTTCAGATGATGGTGTGAACTTTCTGTTTAAGCAGATGAAGGTGAACATTTCTCCTCGTGATTACGCTTACGAATATAAAGGTGAAACCGTAAAGCTCTCTAACGGAACCGAAGCTAAATGGTATAGTCCATCTACCGATTCGTTGTTCTTGACCTATAAACTGGATGATCGTTTTGTTACTATTAGTTCCCCGAATAAAACACTGAGTAAGACGCAATTAGAAAAAGTAGCAGTGAATGTAGTGAAATGGACGAAATAA
- a CDS encoding DUF4023 domain-containing protein, with protein sequence MDDTHAFVEKVHDTQKKAEKNKENHGKSTPSQKLPNKQHSK encoded by the coding sequence ATGGACGATACTCATGCTTTTGTAGAAAAAGTACACGATACCCAAAAGAAAGCTGAAAAGAATAAAGAAAATCACGGTAAAAGTACACCAAGTCAAAAGCTGCCAAATAAACAGCACAGTAAGTAA